One genomic segment of Fundulus heteroclitus isolate FHET01 chromosome 10, MU-UCD_Fhet_4.1, whole genome shotgun sequence includes these proteins:
- the slc16a5a gene encoding monocarboxylate transporter 6 encodes MTQRNGIRGSSDPSLHSETSKARELANGLHHEEERGAADCERRRGSDSGDPAAVTGGAVPAPDGGWGWVVLVATILVLALTLGFPSCVGIFYTDLQNEFHASNSETSWVPSIMTSVLHAGGPFCSVLVGKLGCRATVMLGGVLSGLGMAASSFTRSITELYVTAGVITGLGFCFSFQPAVTILGHYFVRRRAFANAMSSTGTALGLCTLPFLGNYLHTEFGWRGSFLILGAVLLNCCVCGAVMRPLQPKRRRGQPLMDHPPLEKETKQRGWIRTVWRFFVASLKEHMAFDQLLHNKRYCVFAIGITVMMLGFVVPLIYLVPYATAHGMEPGRAALLLSILGIVNIVVRPPFAIMFNLPWFKGRHIYVFASALLFNGLSNCICCIGAGFPVLVGYVVMYGLSMSVVGSLMFTVLMDIVAMSRFPSALGLLAVMESVTLLIGPPLAGILVDRTREYFYVFIACSAVVAFSGVFLMLSFFWLDKKESKASKQGQLPAQSEPLKAAAEYSSLSQEGDKASAWGRGAPPASEPDHVV; translated from the exons ATGACTCAGCGAAATGGAATCAGGGGCTCGAGTGATCCCAGTCTCCACTCGGAGACCTCCAAGGCTCGCGAGCTGGCCAACGGCCTGCACCACGAAGAGGAGCGGGGGGCCGCCGACTGTGAGAGGAGGCGGGGGAGTGACAGCGGAGACCCCGCGGCTGTAACGGGAGGAGCCGTCCCAGCTCCGGATGGCGGTTGGGGCTGGGTGGTGCTGGTTGCAACCATCCTGGTCCTGGCTTTGACCCTGGGCTTTCCCTCCTGTGTGGGGATCTTCTACACAGACCTGCAGAATGAGTTCCACGCCTCCAACAGCGAAACGTCCTGGGTGCCCTCCATCATGACGTCAGTGCTTCATGCAGGAG GTCCCTTCTGCAGCGTGCTGGTGGGGAAGCTCGGCTGCAGGGCGACGGTCATGTTGGGCGGGGTCCTGAGTGGGCTGGGGATGGCCGCCAGCTCGTTCACCCGCTCCATCACCGAGCTGTACGTCACCGCTGGAGTGATTACAg GACTGGGCTTCTGCTTCAGTTTCCAGCCGGCTGTGACCATCCTGGGCCACTACTTTGTGCGTCGCCGCGCGTTTGCCAACGCCATGTCCTCCACGGGGACCGCGCTGGGACTCTGCACCCTGCCTTTCCTGGGAAACTACCTCCACACGGAGTTCGGCTGGAGGGGGAGCTTTCTCATCCTGGGGGCGGTCCTGCTGAACTGCTGCGTGTGCGGCGCCGTGATGAGGCCCCTTCAGCCCAAGAGGCGCCGCGGCCAGCCGCTGATGGACCACCCTCCGTTGGAGAAGgagacaaagcagagaggatGGATCAGGACCGTTTGGAGGTTTTTTGTGGCCTCCCTGAAGGAACACATGGCCTTCGATCAGCTCCTCCACAACAAGCGCTATTGTGTGTTTGCCATTGGCATCACGGTGATGATGCTGGGGTTTGTGGTGCCGTTGATCTATCTGGTTCCCTACGCCACGGCTCACGGCATGGAGCCGGGCCGGGCGGCGCTGCTGCTCTCCATCCTGGGCATCGTTAACATCGTGGTGCGGCCGCCCTTCGCCATCATGTTCAACCTGCCCTGGTTCAAAGGGCGGCACATTTACGTGTTCGCCTCGGCGCTGCTCTTCAACGGGCTCAGCAACTGCATCTGCTGCATCGGGGCCGGCTTCCCCGTGCTGGTGGGATACGTGGTCATGTACGGGCTTTCCATGAGCGTGGTCGGGTCGCTGATGTTCACCGTCCTGATGGACATCGTGGCGATGAGCCGCTTCCCTTCGGCGCTGGGCCTGCTCGCTGTCATGGAGAGCGTCACGCTGCTGATTGGACCTCCGCTGGCAG GAATCCTGGTGGACAGAACAAGAGAGTATTTCTACGTCTTTATAGCCTGCAGTGCCGTCGTTGCCTTCTCCGGTGTGTTCCTGATGCTGTCCTTCTTCTGGCTGGATAAAAAGGAGAGCAAGGCGTCGAAGCAGGGTCAGCTCCCTGCCCAGTCCGAACCGCTCAAAGCCGCTGCCGAGTACAGCAGCCTTTCCCAGGAGGGAGACAAGGCCTCGGCCTGGGGACGGGGTGCACCGCCAGCCTCTGAGCCGGATCACGTCGTGTAG